Proteins co-encoded in one Aptenodytes patagonicus chromosome 14, bAptPat1.pri.cur, whole genome shotgun sequence genomic window:
- the SNPH gene encoding syntaphilin isoform X3, with protein sequence MSLPGSRRSSTGSRRRSAKYNLCSDNHGIKPPTPEQYLTPLQQKEVCIRHLKARLKDTQERLQDRDAEIEDLKTQLSRMQEDWIEEECHRVEAQLALKEARKEIKQLKQVIDTVKNNLLEKDKGLQKYFVDINIQNKKLETLLHSMEVAQNGALKEEGAGESAGGSPARSLTRSSTYTKLSDQGAGDRNVGGSQTISLDEGADSGFAGAEEAPSHTDPLEGGGTRLPPSSTYEKLLGLRGSVEAGVQASCMQERAIQTDFVPCQPDLDTILEKVMKSQACSLGSPTSAWVSEMEDMMPGPELSNPTGATDLLVAEPDAVTAGAGAEAGAPCNPAVRQPPSASPSVAIACTVEEETTEATGCEAAPSKSYWSRHFIVDLLAVVVPAVPTVAWLCRSQRRQGQPIYNISSLLRGCCTVALHSIRRMGCHPVASPGGSAQP encoded by the exons ATGTCTCTGCCGGGGAGCAGACGCTCGTCTACCGGATCGCGAAG ACGCTCGGCCAAGTACAACCTCTGCAGTGACAACCATGGGATAAAGCCGCCGACGCCGGAGCAGTACCTGACGCCCCTGCAGCAGAAGGAAGTCTGCATCAGGCACCTGAAAGCTCGCCTGAAGGACACGCAGGAGCGGCTGCAGGACAG GGATGCTGAGATCGAGGACCTGAAGACGCAGCTGTCGCGGATGCAGGAGGACTGGATCGAGGAGGAGTGCCACCGCGTGGAGGCCCAGCTGGCGCTGAAGGAGGCCCGCAAGGAGATCAAGCAGCTGAAGCAGGTCATTGACACGGTGAAGAACAACCTGCTGGAGAAGGACAAGGGGCTCCAGAAGTATTTCGTGGACATCAACATCCAGAACAAGAAGCTGGAGACGCTGCTGCACAGCATGGAGGTGGCGCAGAACGGGGCGCTGAAGGAGGAGGGTGCCGGCGAGTCGGCCGGGGGGTCCCCAGCCCGCTCCCTCACCCGCAGCTCCACCTACACCAAGCTGAGCGACCAGGGGGCCGGGGACCGCAACGTGGGGGGCTCGCAGACCATCTCGCTGGACGAGGGGGCCGACAGCGGCTTCGCGGGAGCGGAGGAGGCTCCCAGCCATACGGACCCGCTAGAGGGGGGGGGCACCCGCCTGCCCCCCAGCTCCACCTACGAGaagctgctggggctgcggggcagcgtgGAGGCCGGGGTGCAGGCCAGCTGCATGCAGGAGCGGGCCATCCAGACGGACTTCGTGCCCTGCCAGCCCGACCTGGACACCATCCTGGAGAAGGTGATGAAGTCCCAGGCTTGCAGCTTAGGCAGCCCCACCTCGGCCTGGGTCTCCGAAATGGAAGACATGATGCCTGGCCCCGAGCTCTCCAACCCCACCGGGGCCACGGACCTGCTGGTGGCCGAGCCCGATGCCGTGACGGCGGGTGCCGGGGCCGAGGCGGGTGCCCCCTGCAACCCGGCAGTGCGGCAGCCCCCCAGCGCCAGCCCCTCCGTGGCCATCGCCTGCACAGTGGAGGAGGAGACGACGGAGGCGACCGGCTGCGAGGCTGCCCCCTCCAAGAGCTACTGGAGCCGCCACTTCATCGTGGATCTGCTGGCGGTGGTGGTGCCGGCGGTGCCCACGGTGGCCTGGCTGTGCCGCTCGCAGCGCCGGCAGGGCCAGCCCATCTACAACATCAGCTcgctgctgcggggctgctgcaccgtggcccTCCACTCCATCCGCAGGATGGGCTGTCACCCCGTCGCCAGCCCCGGGGGCAGCGCCCAGCCCTGa
- the SNPH gene encoding syntaphilin isoform X1: MSLPGSRRSSTGSRSRGVYGRSGFASFFKSSAPSATRPETQPLLPASRRPSPPGRDTYGTSSLSSSSNSGSCKGSDSSPTPRRSAKYNLCSDNHGIKPPTPEQYLTPLQQKEVCIRHLKARLKDTQERLQDRDAEIEDLKTQLSRMQEDWIEEECHRVEAQLALKEARKEIKQLKQVIDTVKNNLLEKDKGLQKYFVDINIQNKKLETLLHSMEVAQNGALKEEGAGESAGGSPARSLTRSSTYTKLSDQGAGDRNVGGSQTISLDEGADSGFAGAEEAPSHTDPLEGGGTRLPPSSTYEKLLGLRGSVEAGVQASCMQERAIQTDFVPCQPDLDTILEKVMKSQACSLGSPTSAWVSEMEDMMPGPELSNPTGATDLLVAEPDAVTAGAGAEAGAPCNPAVRQPPSASPSVAIACTVEEETTEATGCEAAPSKSYWSRHFIVDLLAVVVPAVPTVAWLCRSQRRQGQPIYNISSLLRGCCTVALHSIRRMGCHPVASPGGSAQP; the protein is encoded by the exons ATGTCTCTGCCGGGGAGCAGACGCTCGTCTACCGGATCGCGAAG TCGCGGGGTTTATGGACGGAGTGGCTTTGCCTCCTTCTTTAAGTCTTCAGCGCCCTCAGCCACTCGGCCTGAGACACAGCCTCTTCTCCCTGCCTCCAGGCGCCCCTCGCCCCCTGGGAGGGACACCTACGGCACCTCCtcgctgagcagcagcagcaattctgGCTCCTGCAAGGGCAGCGACAGCAGCCCCACCCCAAG ACGCTCGGCCAAGTACAACCTCTGCAGTGACAACCATGGGATAAAGCCGCCGACGCCGGAGCAGTACCTGACGCCCCTGCAGCAGAAGGAAGTCTGCATCAGGCACCTGAAAGCTCGCCTGAAGGACACGCAGGAGCGGCTGCAGGACAG GGATGCTGAGATCGAGGACCTGAAGACGCAGCTGTCGCGGATGCAGGAGGACTGGATCGAGGAGGAGTGCCACCGCGTGGAGGCCCAGCTGGCGCTGAAGGAGGCCCGCAAGGAGATCAAGCAGCTGAAGCAGGTCATTGACACGGTGAAGAACAACCTGCTGGAGAAGGACAAGGGGCTCCAGAAGTATTTCGTGGACATCAACATCCAGAACAAGAAGCTGGAGACGCTGCTGCACAGCATGGAGGTGGCGCAGAACGGGGCGCTGAAGGAGGAGGGTGCCGGCGAGTCGGCCGGGGGGTCCCCAGCCCGCTCCCTCACCCGCAGCTCCACCTACACCAAGCTGAGCGACCAGGGGGCCGGGGACCGCAACGTGGGGGGCTCGCAGACCATCTCGCTGGACGAGGGGGCCGACAGCGGCTTCGCGGGAGCGGAGGAGGCTCCCAGCCATACGGACCCGCTAGAGGGGGGGGGCACCCGCCTGCCCCCCAGCTCCACCTACGAGaagctgctggggctgcggggcagcgtgGAGGCCGGGGTGCAGGCCAGCTGCATGCAGGAGCGGGCCATCCAGACGGACTTCGTGCCCTGCCAGCCCGACCTGGACACCATCCTGGAGAAGGTGATGAAGTCCCAGGCTTGCAGCTTAGGCAGCCCCACCTCGGCCTGGGTCTCCGAAATGGAAGACATGATGCCTGGCCCCGAGCTCTCCAACCCCACCGGGGCCACGGACCTGCTGGTGGCCGAGCCCGATGCCGTGACGGCGGGTGCCGGGGCCGAGGCGGGTGCCCCCTGCAACCCGGCAGTGCGGCAGCCCCCCAGCGCCAGCCCCTCCGTGGCCATCGCCTGCACAGTGGAGGAGGAGACGACGGAGGCGACCGGCTGCGAGGCTGCCCCCTCCAAGAGCTACTGGAGCCGCCACTTCATCGTGGATCTGCTGGCGGTGGTGGTGCCGGCGGTGCCCACGGTGGCCTGGCTGTGCCGCTCGCAGCGCCGGCAGGGCCAGCCCATCTACAACATCAGCTcgctgctgcggggctgctgcaccgtggcccTCCACTCCATCCGCAGGATGGGCTGTCACCCCGTCGCCAGCCCCGGGGGCAGCGCCCAGCCCTGa
- the SNPH gene encoding syntaphilin isoform X2 encodes MSLPGSRRSSTGSRRRPSPPGRDTYGTSSLSSSSNSGSCKGSDSSPTPRRSAKYNLCSDNHGIKPPTPEQYLTPLQQKEVCIRHLKARLKDTQERLQDRDAEIEDLKTQLSRMQEDWIEEECHRVEAQLALKEARKEIKQLKQVIDTVKNNLLEKDKGLQKYFVDINIQNKKLETLLHSMEVAQNGALKEEGAGESAGGSPARSLTRSSTYTKLSDQGAGDRNVGGSQTISLDEGADSGFAGAEEAPSHTDPLEGGGTRLPPSSTYEKLLGLRGSVEAGVQASCMQERAIQTDFVPCQPDLDTILEKVMKSQACSLGSPTSAWVSEMEDMMPGPELSNPTGATDLLVAEPDAVTAGAGAEAGAPCNPAVRQPPSASPSVAIACTVEEETTEATGCEAAPSKSYWSRHFIVDLLAVVVPAVPTVAWLCRSQRRQGQPIYNISSLLRGCCTVALHSIRRMGCHPVASPGGSAQP; translated from the exons ATGTCTCTGCCGGGGAGCAGACGCTCGTCTACCGGATCGCGAAG GCGCCCCTCGCCCCCTGGGAGGGACACCTACGGCACCTCCtcgctgagcagcagcagcaattctgGCTCCTGCAAGGGCAGCGACAGCAGCCCCACCCCAAG ACGCTCGGCCAAGTACAACCTCTGCAGTGACAACCATGGGATAAAGCCGCCGACGCCGGAGCAGTACCTGACGCCCCTGCAGCAGAAGGAAGTCTGCATCAGGCACCTGAAAGCTCGCCTGAAGGACACGCAGGAGCGGCTGCAGGACAG GGATGCTGAGATCGAGGACCTGAAGACGCAGCTGTCGCGGATGCAGGAGGACTGGATCGAGGAGGAGTGCCACCGCGTGGAGGCCCAGCTGGCGCTGAAGGAGGCCCGCAAGGAGATCAAGCAGCTGAAGCAGGTCATTGACACGGTGAAGAACAACCTGCTGGAGAAGGACAAGGGGCTCCAGAAGTATTTCGTGGACATCAACATCCAGAACAAGAAGCTGGAGACGCTGCTGCACAGCATGGAGGTGGCGCAGAACGGGGCGCTGAAGGAGGAGGGTGCCGGCGAGTCGGCCGGGGGGTCCCCAGCCCGCTCCCTCACCCGCAGCTCCACCTACACCAAGCTGAGCGACCAGGGGGCCGGGGACCGCAACGTGGGGGGCTCGCAGACCATCTCGCTGGACGAGGGGGCCGACAGCGGCTTCGCGGGAGCGGAGGAGGCTCCCAGCCATACGGACCCGCTAGAGGGGGGGGGCACCCGCCTGCCCCCCAGCTCCACCTACGAGaagctgctggggctgcggggcagcgtgGAGGCCGGGGTGCAGGCCAGCTGCATGCAGGAGCGGGCCATCCAGACGGACTTCGTGCCCTGCCAGCCCGACCTGGACACCATCCTGGAGAAGGTGATGAAGTCCCAGGCTTGCAGCTTAGGCAGCCCCACCTCGGCCTGGGTCTCCGAAATGGAAGACATGATGCCTGGCCCCGAGCTCTCCAACCCCACCGGGGCCACGGACCTGCTGGTGGCCGAGCCCGATGCCGTGACGGCGGGTGCCGGGGCCGAGGCGGGTGCCCCCTGCAACCCGGCAGTGCGGCAGCCCCCCAGCGCCAGCCCCTCCGTGGCCATCGCCTGCACAGTGGAGGAGGAGACGACGGAGGCGACCGGCTGCGAGGCTGCCCCCTCCAAGAGCTACTGGAGCCGCCACTTCATCGTGGATCTGCTGGCGGTGGTGGTGCCGGCGGTGCCCACGGTGGCCTGGCTGTGCCGCTCGCAGCGCCGGCAGGGCCAGCCCATCTACAACATCAGCTcgctgctgcggggctgctgcaccgtggcccTCCACTCCATCCGCAGGATGGGCTGTCACCCCGTCGCCAGCCCCGGGGGCAGCGCCCAGCCCTGa
- the SDCBP2 gene encoding syntenin-2 isoform X1, with product MATLYPSLEDMKGHQILQAQAAAGVRTPATTVVTEKPKLVSGTAPPVLYPNLAELENYMGLALSSEEIQKNLLPEGSTALTPTGPPPGQLVTPLSWNNTGLRRAEIKPGVREIHLCKDERGKTGLQLKNVDQGIFVQLVKANSPAALVGLRFGDQILQIDGKNCTGWSSDKAQRVLKKASPEKIIMVVRDRPFQRTVTVHKDSSGHVGIVVKKGKIVSLAKDSSAARNGLLTHHYICEVNGQNVIGMKDKQLTEVLAGAGNVITLTIIPTVIYEHMVKRLSAGLVKSAMDHSVPDL from the exons ATGGCAACGCTCTACCCCTCCCTGGAGGACATGAAGGGCCACCAGATCTTGCAA GCGCAGGCAGCTGCCGGGGTGAGGACCCCTGCCACGACGGTGGTCACGGAGAAGCCGAAGCTCGTCTCGGGCACTG CGCCGCCCGTGCTGTACCCCAACCTGGCCGAGCTGGAGAACTACATGGGGCTCGCTCTCTCCAGCGAAGAGATCCAGAAGAACCTGCTCCCGGAAGGCAGCACT GCACTGACCCCCACCGggccccccccgggccagctGGTCACCCCCCTGAGCTGGAACAACACGGGACTGCGCCGGGCAGAGATCAAGCCGGGCGTGCGGGAGATCCACCTCTGCAAGGACGAGCGGGGCAAGACAGGGCTGCAGCTGAAAAACGTCGACCAG GGCATCTTCGTGCAGCTGGTGAAGGCCAACTCGCCAGCGGCACTGGTGGGGCTGCGCTTCGGTGACCAGATCCTGCAGATCGACGGCAAGAACTGCACAGGCTGGAGCAGCGACAAGGCGCAGCGGGTGCTGAAGAAGGCGTCCCCAGAGAAAATCATCATGGTGGTGCGGGACAG GCCTTTCCAGCGCACCGTCACTGTGCACAAGGACAGCAGCGGCCACGTCGGCATCGTGGTCAAGAAGGGGAAAATTGTGTCGCTGGCCAAGGACAGCTCTGCTGCCCGCAACGGCCTCCTCACCCACCACTACATCTGCGAGGTGAACGGCCAGAACGTCATCGGCATGAAG GATAAGCAGCTCACGGAGGTGCTGGCAGGGGCCGGGAACGTGATCACACTGACCATCATCCCCACCGTGATCTACGAGCACATGGTCAAACG GCTCTCGGCGGGGCTGGTGAAGTCGGCCATGGACCACTCTGTCCCTGACCTCTGA
- the SDCBP2 gene encoding syntenin-2 isoform X2, with amino-acid sequence MGLALSSEEIQKNLLPEGSTALTPTGPPPGQLVTPLSWNNTGLRRAEIKPGVREIHLCKDERGKTGLQLKNVDQGIFVQLVKANSPAALVGLRFGDQILQIDGKNCTGWSSDKAQRVLKKASPEKIIMVVRDRPFQRTVTVHKDSSGHVGIVVKKGKIVSLAKDSSAARNGLLTHHYICEVNGQNVIGMKDKQLTEVLAGAGNVITLTIIPTVIYEHMVKRLSAGLVKSAMDHSVPDL; translated from the exons ATGGGGCTCGCTCTCTCCAGCGAAGAGATCCAGAAGAACCTGCTCCCGGAAGGCAGCACT GCACTGACCCCCACCGggccccccccgggccagctGGTCACCCCCCTGAGCTGGAACAACACGGGACTGCGCCGGGCAGAGATCAAGCCGGGCGTGCGGGAGATCCACCTCTGCAAGGACGAGCGGGGCAAGACAGGGCTGCAGCTGAAAAACGTCGACCAG GGCATCTTCGTGCAGCTGGTGAAGGCCAACTCGCCAGCGGCACTGGTGGGGCTGCGCTTCGGTGACCAGATCCTGCAGATCGACGGCAAGAACTGCACAGGCTGGAGCAGCGACAAGGCGCAGCGGGTGCTGAAGAAGGCGTCCCCAGAGAAAATCATCATGGTGGTGCGGGACAG GCCTTTCCAGCGCACCGTCACTGTGCACAAGGACAGCAGCGGCCACGTCGGCATCGTGGTCAAGAAGGGGAAAATTGTGTCGCTGGCCAAGGACAGCTCTGCTGCCCGCAACGGCCTCCTCACCCACCACTACATCTGCGAGGTGAACGGCCAGAACGTCATCGGCATGAAG GATAAGCAGCTCACGGAGGTGCTGGCAGGGGCCGGGAACGTGATCACACTGACCATCATCCCCACCGTGATCTACGAGCACATGGTCAAACG GCTCTCGGCGGGGCTGGTGAAGTCGGCCATGGACCACTCTGTCCCTGACCTCTGA